Proteins encoded within one genomic window of Pseudomonas cannabina:
- a CDS encoding phytoene desaturase: MTQAKSAVVIGAGFGGLALAIRLQAAGIQTTLLEKRDKPGGRAYVYHDQGFTFDAGPTVITDPTAIEELFTVAGKSIGDYVELLPVAPFYRLCWEDGTQFDYANDQAALDRQIGQLNPKDVAGYQRFLAYSKAVFEEGYLKLGAVPFLSFRDMVQAGPQLARLEAWRSVYSKVSGFIKNEKLRQAFSFHSLLVGGNPFATSSIYTLIHALERKWGVWFPKGGTSALVQAMVKLFEDIGGKVELNAEVASIDVSAGRATGVHLNDGRQLKADCVASNADVIHTYTNLLGHHPRGVKEGRRLQGKRFSNSLFVIHFGLKRPQPQLQHHTVCFGPRYRELIQEIFKGATLADDFSLYLHAPCITDPSLAPPGCSSHYVLSPVPHLGNAPIDWKVEGPRYRDRIFEYLEKHYMPGLREDLVTCRIFTPNDFRDELNAHLGSAFSLEPILQQSAWFRPHNRDAQLNNVYLVGAGTHPGAGVPGVIGSAKATAGLMIEDLGA, translated from the coding sequence ATGACTCAAGCAAAAAGCGCCGTGGTGATAGGGGCCGGTTTTGGCGGCCTGGCACTGGCGATTCGCCTGCAGGCAGCCGGCATACAGACGACCCTGCTGGAAAAGCGCGACAAACCGGGCGGTCGTGCCTACGTCTACCACGACCAGGGTTTTACCTTTGACGCCGGTCCGACGGTCATTACCGACCCCACCGCCATAGAGGAGCTGTTCACGGTGGCGGGCAAGTCCATTGGCGATTACGTCGAGTTACTGCCGGTCGCGCCGTTCTATCGCTTGTGCTGGGAAGACGGCACGCAGTTCGATTACGCCAATGACCAGGCTGCACTGGATCGCCAGATCGGCCAGCTCAATCCAAAAGACGTGGCGGGCTATCAGCGTTTTCTGGCGTATTCGAAAGCGGTGTTCGAAGAAGGCTATCTGAAACTGGGCGCGGTACCCTTTCTGTCCTTTCGCGACATGGTCCAGGCCGGGCCGCAACTGGCGCGTCTCGAAGCGTGGCGCAGTGTGTATTCGAAGGTGTCAGGGTTCATCAAGAACGAGAAGCTGCGTCAGGCGTTTTCGTTTCATTCGCTGCTGGTCGGTGGCAACCCGTTCGCGACCTCTTCGATCTATACGCTGATTCACGCGCTGGAGCGTAAATGGGGCGTGTGGTTTCCGAAAGGCGGCACCAGTGCGCTGGTGCAGGCAATGGTCAAGCTGTTCGAGGACATCGGCGGCAAGGTCGAGCTGAATGCCGAGGTGGCCAGCATCGACGTCAGCGCAGGGCGGGCCACGGGCGTGCACTTGAATGATGGTCGGCAACTGAAGGCAGATTGCGTGGCATCGAATGCCGACGTTATTCACACCTATACCAACCTGCTCGGACATCATCCGCGCGGGGTCAAAGAAGGTCGTCGCTTGCAAGGCAAGCGTTTCAGCAATTCGCTGTTCGTCATCCATTTCGGGCTGAAACGGCCCCAACCGCAGTTGCAGCACCACACTGTCTGCTTCGGGCCGCGTTACCGGGAGCTGATTCAGGAGATTTTCAAAGGTGCCACGTTGGCCGACGACTTTTCCCTGTACCTGCACGCGCCGTGCATCACTGACCCGAGCCTTGCCCCGCCGGGCTGCTCCAGCCATTACGTGCTTTCGCCGGTGCCGCATCTGGGCAACGCGCCCATCGACTGGAAGGTGGAAGGGCCGCGCTACCGGGATCGTATCTTCGAATATCTGGAAAAGCACTACATGCCCGGCTTGCGTGAAGACCTGGTCACCTGCCGGATTTTCACCCCCAACGATTTTCGCGATGAGCTGAATGCGCACTTGGGTTCGGCGTTTTCGCTGGAGCCGATTCTTCAGCAGAGCGCCTGGTTCCGACCACATAACCGCGACGCGCAGCTGAATAATGTCTATCTGGTCGGGGCCGGCACCCATCCCGGCGCAGGTGTGCCGGGGGTGATTGGTTCGGCCAAGGCCACCGCCGGGCTGATGATCGAGGACCTCGGCGCATGA